From Rhinatrema bivittatum chromosome 5, aRhiBiv1.1, whole genome shotgun sequence, the proteins below share one genomic window:
- the LOC115091812 gene encoding folate receptor alpha-like isoform X1 yields MKIVLNRQESWQGEPTRAIEPAAKLLVALAASFQPRGCLVAMANGGPGMGGYHWPSQPPPCLPPVQEDPGHLSPAQLQDLLGRPLSLILPFKRSVEMMRWILLCVLAASIECALKDFMNVCMDAKHHKSEPGYEDKLHGQCTPWKNNSCCTANTSAEAHESVSYLYGFDWNHCGAMSKACKKHFIQDTCFYECSPNLGPWIQEVDSSWRKQRILDVPLCQEDCENWWQDCKDDLTCKENWHKGWNWTSGQNRCPLGAQCQKFTVFFPRPSDLCEKIWSNSYKSSSLRRGSGRCMQLWFEGRENPNVGVARYYADLRSRAAASPLPAATLLLLLAPLLLSCWV; encoded by the exons ATGAAGATAGTGCTCAACAGGCAGGAAAGCTGGCAGGGGGAGCCCACTCGGGCCATTGAACCAGCTGCGAAACTCTTGGTAGCCCTGGCTGCATCCTTCCAGCCCCGAGGCTGCCTTGTAGCAATGGCTAATGGTGGACCAGGCATGGGCGGCTACCACTGGCCcagccagcctcctccctgtctTCCCCCTGTACAGGAAGACCCTGGTCACCTCTCCCCTGCACAGCTTCAGGACCTCCTGGGACGGCCTCTGTCACTAATCCTACCTTTTAAAC GGTCTGTGGAGATGATGCGATGGATTTTGCTCTGTGTGTTGGCTGCTTCCATAGAATGTGCCCTCAAAGACTTCATGAACGTCTGCATGGATGCCAAGCACCATAAATCTGAGCCAGGGTATGAGGACAAACTGCATGGTCAG TGCACCCCCTGGAAGAACAATTCCTGTTGTACGGCCAACACCAGCGCGGAGGCCCACGAAAGCGTGTCCTATCTGTACGGCTTCGACTGGAACCACTGTGGGGCCATGAGCAAGGCTTGCAAGAAGCACTTTATTCAGGACACCTGCTTCTACGAGTGCTCGCCCAACCTGGGGCCCTGGATCCAGGAG GTGGACAGCAGCTGGCGGAAGCAGCGAATCTTGGACGTCCCCCTCTgccaagaggactgtgagaactGGTGGCAGGACTGCAAGGACGACCTGACCTGCAAGGAAAACTGGCACAAGGGATGGAACTGGACGTCTG gacaAAACCGCTGCCCGCTGGGCGCCCAGTGCCAGAAATTCACGGTTTTTTTCCCTCGACCGTCGGACCTCTGCGAGAAGATCTGGAGCAACTCGTACAAGTCCTCCAGCCTGAGGCGCGGCAGCGGCCGCTGCATGCAGCTCTGGTTCGAGGGGCGGGAGAACCCCAACGTCGGGGTGGCGCGGTACTACGCTGACCTGCGGAGCCGAGCCGCGGCGTCCCCTCTGCCCGCcgccaccctcctcctcctcctggcccCTCTCCTGCTCAGCTGCTGGGTGTGA
- the LOC115091812 gene encoding folate receptor alpha-like isoform X2, with translation MMRWILLCVLAASIECALKDFMNVCMDAKHHKSEPGYEDKLHGQCTPWKNNSCCTANTSAEAHESVSYLYGFDWNHCGAMSKACKKHFIQDTCFYECSPNLGPWIQEVDSSWRKQRILDVPLCQEDCENWWQDCKDDLTCKENWHKGWNWTSGQNRCPLGAQCQKFTVFFPRPSDLCEKIWSNSYKSSSLRRGSGRCMQLWFEGRENPNVGVARYYADLRSRAAASPLPAATLLLLLAPLLLSCWV, from the exons ATGATGCGATGGATTTTGCTCTGTGTGTTGGCTGCTTCCATAGAATGTGCCCTCAAAGACTTCATGAACGTCTGCATGGATGCCAAGCACCATAAATCTGAGCCAGGGTATGAGGACAAACTGCATGGTCAG TGCACCCCCTGGAAGAACAATTCCTGTTGTACGGCCAACACCAGCGCGGAGGCCCACGAAAGCGTGTCCTATCTGTACGGCTTCGACTGGAACCACTGTGGGGCCATGAGCAAGGCTTGCAAGAAGCACTTTATTCAGGACACCTGCTTCTACGAGTGCTCGCCCAACCTGGGGCCCTGGATCCAGGAG GTGGACAGCAGCTGGCGGAAGCAGCGAATCTTGGACGTCCCCCTCTgccaagaggactgtgagaactGGTGGCAGGACTGCAAGGACGACCTGACCTGCAAGGAAAACTGGCACAAGGGATGGAACTGGACGTCTG gacaAAACCGCTGCCCGCTGGGCGCCCAGTGCCAGAAATTCACGGTTTTTTTCCCTCGACCGTCGGACCTCTGCGAGAAGATCTGGAGCAACTCGTACAAGTCCTCCAGCCTGAGGCGCGGCAGCGGCCGCTGCATGCAGCTCTGGTTCGAGGGGCGGGAGAACCCCAACGTCGGGGTGGCGCGGTACTACGCTGACCTGCGGAGCCGAGCCGCGGCGTCCCCTCTGCCCGCcgccaccctcctcctcctcctggcccCTCTCCTGCTCAGCTGCTGGGTGTGA